A stretch of the bacterium genome encodes the following:
- the acsB gene encoding acetyl-CoA decarbonylase/synthase complex subunit alpha/beta: MSKIIASAAIRGAYKIVGQAETALADALAQYGPDQVIEFPNTGYYLPVIYGMSGMKAQRLGDLTPIMNRAKSLLPPNPADKVWLPYLGHALDAGMATLFADEVIEIIKYLQAPVPYSVTENCPEDGNFWLGAADDVIMRKRGIEFVDGTAPGFAACVGACPTNEIAVKIARELQEKNLYVFMSADTHGRSMAEQLREEGVQMGWETRLVPFGKDITATVFALGFATRAAMSFGGVKPGDYSRILKYNKNRIFAFVLALGEVDDEKYAQAAGAINYGFPVIADTGIPQILPTGICTYEHVVSNIPHDKIVGKAVEVRGLKVAVHKVPVPVAYGPAFEGERVRKEDTYVEMGGTKTPAFEFATMREMNEIEDGKITVIGPEIDDVEPESRLPLGIVVEVAGREFQSDFESILERQIHRYLNEAQGVFHMGQRDINWIRISKEAKQKGFKLHHLGDIIHAKLHADYSAILDKVQVTLYTREEDVVAQREIARKAYHFRDERIGSLTDESVDTYYSCTLCQSFAPNHICVITPERSGLCGAYNWLDGKAAYQIDPTGPNRPIAKGDVLDGGKGQWSGVNDFIFQGSRQSIERFNAYSIMEDPMTSCGCFECISGVLPMANAIMTVNREFAGMTPSGMKFSTLAGTVGGGLQTPGFTGHSKHYIGSAKFISAEGGLLRVAWMPKALKEELRPMIEKRGKALGVENLYDLIADEEVATTEEEVVEFMSRVNHPALNLPPLF; encoded by the coding sequence ATGTCAAAAATAATCGCCTCTGCTGCCATTCGTGGAGCATATAAAATTGTCGGACAGGCTGAGACCGCTCTGGCTGATGCCCTGGCCCAGTATGGTCCGGATCAGGTAATTGAATTTCCCAATACCGGCTATTATCTGCCGGTCATCTATGGTATGTCGGGCATGAAGGCCCAGCGGTTGGGTGATCTTACGCCGATTATGAACCGGGCAAAATCCCTGCTGCCTCCAAATCCTGCGGACAAGGTCTGGCTCCCCTATCTGGGGCATGCTTTGGATGCCGGTATGGCTACCCTGTTTGCTGATGAGGTTATTGAAATTATCAAGTATCTGCAGGCTCCCGTGCCGTATTCCGTAACCGAGAATTGTCCGGAGGATGGTAATTTCTGGCTGGGTGCGGCTGATGATGTCATCATGCGAAAGCGCGGCATCGAGTTTGTCGATGGCACCGCACCGGGATTTGCCGCCTGCGTGGGGGCCTGCCCGACCAATGAAATCGCGGTTAAGATCGCCCGCGAGCTTCAGGAGAAAAACCTCTATGTTTTTATGTCTGCTGACACTCATGGCCGGAGCATGGCCGAGCAGTTGAGGGAAGAGGGTGTGCAGATGGGCTGGGAGACGCGCCTTGTTCCCTTCGGCAAGGATATAACCGCTACCGTCTTTGCTCTGGGATTTGCCACCCGGGCCGCCATGTCCTTTGGCGGGGTGAAGCCGGGAGATTACAGCAGGATTTTGAAATACAACAAGAACCGGATATTCGCTTTTGTTCTGGCCCTGGGTGAGGTTGATGACGAAAAATATGCCCAGGCTGCCGGAGCCATCAACTATGGGTTCCCGGTCATTGCCGATACCGGTATCCCGCAGATTCTGCCTACCGGAATCTGCACCTATGAACATGTAGTGTCAAATATTCCTCACGACAAGATCGTGGGTAAGGCCGTCGAGGTGCGGGGTCTGAAAGTGGCCGTGCACAAGGTTCCGGTGCCGGTTGCCTATGGCCCGGCCTTTGAAGGTGAGCGGGTGCGCAAAGAGGATACCTACGTCGAGATGGGCGGCACCAAGACACCGGCTTTCGAGTTTGCAACCATGAGGGAAATGAACGAAATCGAGGATGGCAAGATCACGGTCATCGGACCTGAAATCGATGATGTGGAACCCGAATCCCGCCTGCCGCTGGGCATTGTGGTTGAAGTGGCTGGCCGGGAATTTCAGTCTGATTTTGAGTCCATCCTGGAGCGTCAGATTCACCGCTACCTGAATGAAGCTCAAGGGGTGTTCCATATGGGCCAGCGCGACATCAACTGGATCCGTATCAGCAAGGAAGCCAAACAAAAAGGGTTCAAGCTGCACCACCTGGGTGACATTATCCATGCCAAGCTGCATGCCGATTATTCGGCCATTCTCGACAAGGTCCAGGTCACCCTCTACACCAGAGAGGAAGATGTGGTGGCCCAGCGTGAGATCGCCCGCAAGGCGTATCATTTCCGCGATGAGAGAATCGGCTCTTTGACCGACGAGAGCGTCGATACCTACTATTCCTGCACCCTGTGCCAGTCCTTTGCTCCCAACCATATCTGCGTGATCACTCCGGAGCGAAGCGGTCTGTGCGGAGCCTATAACTGGCTGGACGGCAAGGCCGCCTACCAGATCGACCCCACGGGGCCTAACCGCCCGATCGCCAAGGGAGATGTGCTGGACGGCGGCAAGGGACAATGGAGCGGAGTGAATGATTTCATTTTCCAGGGCTCCCGGCAGAGTATCGAGCGGTTCAACGCCTACAGCATCATGGAAGACCCCATGACCTCGTGCGGCTGCTTCGAGTGCATCTCCGGCGTTCTGCCGATGGCCAATGCCATTATGACCGTCAACCGCGAGTTTGCAGGCATGACCCCGTCCGGGATGAAATTCTCGACCCTGGCTGGAACCGTTGGCGGCGGGTTGCAGACTCCGGGCTTTACCGGGCACAGCAAGCACTACATCGGCAGTGCCAAGTTCATTTCCGCTGAAGGGGGGCTTTTACGGGTCGCCTGGATGCCTAAAGCCCTGAAAGAGGAGCTTCGGCCCATGATCGAGAAACGGGGAAAGGCACTTGGTGTAGAGAATTTGTACGATTTGATTGCCGATGAAGAAGTAGCTACCACGGAAGAGGAAGTGGTTGAGTTCATGTCCAGGGTGAATCACCCGGCTTTAAACCTGCCACCGCTGTTTTAG
- the acsC gene encoding acetyl-CoA decarbonylase/synthase complex subunit gamma gives MGLTGIQIFKYLPKTNCGDCKFPTCLAFAMRLAAAQVRLDACPHVSEESKKILTEVSAPPIRLIKLGAGDRTIEIGDETVLFRHEKKFNHPSALALAIADNLSDQEIESKVQEVNNSVMERVGQQLRVDLICLQDKSGDAGRFAQVAKKVAGSSTAGLILHSLKPEIIKAGLTETVTRNPLIYAATEENQSQMAALAKEYRVPLAVFSDKGLEALSSLAEKVAAAGVEDLVLDSGARSSGRMLSDLTQIRRAAAKKKFKPLGYPTIVFPGEGGGDALMEAARAGIGIMKYASLIVLNSIGKESLLPLYTLRQNIFTDPQQPMQVGENLYKVGEPTETSPLLITTNFSLTYFIVLGEIENSKVPSWLLVADSEGLSVLTAWAADKFNAPKIAKLVKKQNVEDRIKHRNLIIPGYVSVLSGEIEEELPGWKVLVGPREAANIPKYLRDMA, from the coding sequence ATGGGACTGACTGGTATTCAGATTTTTAAATACCTCCCCAAGACCAACTGCGGGGATTGCAAATTCCCTACCTGTTTAGCTTTTGCCATGAGACTGGCCGCGGCCCAGGTTCGCCTGGATGCCTGCCCCCATGTCTCGGAAGAGAGCAAAAAGATATTAACTGAAGTTTCCGCTCCTCCCATCCGGCTGATTAAACTGGGAGCGGGTGACCGGACGATAGAAATCGGTGATGAAACCGTTTTGTTCCGGCATGAGAAGAAATTCAATCATCCTTCCGCTCTGGCCCTGGCCATTGCCGATAATCTCTCCGATCAGGAGATCGAGAGCAAGGTTCAGGAAGTCAATAATTCGGTCATGGAGCGGGTCGGACAGCAACTGCGGGTGGATTTGATCTGCCTTCAGGATAAATCGGGTGATGCCGGACGGTTTGCCCAGGTGGCCAAAAAGGTTGCCGGATCATCCACGGCAGGGCTGATCCTGCATTCCCTGAAGCCGGAGATCATCAAGGCGGGCCTGACCGAAACCGTAACCCGCAATCCCCTGATTTATGCGGCTACGGAAGAAAATCAGAGCCAGATGGCTGCCCTGGCCAAAGAGTATAGAGTACCTCTGGCCGTATTCAGTGACAAGGGCCTTGAGGCATTATCCAGCCTGGCGGAAAAAGTAGCTGCGGCAGGGGTAGAGGACCTGGTCCTTGATTCCGGGGCCAGAAGCTCCGGCAGGATGCTTTCCGACCTTACGCAGATCCGGCGCGCTGCGGCCAAGAAGAAATTCAAACCCCTCGGCTATCCCACGATCGTTTTCCCCGGCGAGGGAGGGGGCGACGCGCTGATGGAAGCGGCCAGAGCAGGTATCGGCATCATGAAGTACGCTTCCCTGATCGTTCTGAACAGCATCGGAAAAGAATCGCTTTTGCCCCTTTATACCCTGCGGCAGAATATTTTCACCGATCCGCAGCAGCCGATGCAGGTTGGCGAGAACCTCTACAAGGTGGGCGAGCCGACCGAAACCTCTCCTCTGCTCATTACGACCAATTTCTCCCTGACATATTTTATTGTTCTGGGTGAGATCGAAAACAGCAAGGTACCTTCATGGCTCCTGGTTGCCGATTCTGAAGGTCTGTCAGTATTGACTGCCTGGGCCGCGGACAAGTTCAATGCTCCCAAAATCGCCAAGCTGGTGAAAAAACAGAACGTCGAGGACAGGATCAAGCACCGCAACCTCATTATTCCCGGCTATGTCTCCGTTCTCTCCGGCGAGATAGAAGAGGAACTCCCTGGATGGAAAGTGCTGGTCGGCCCGCGGGAAGCGGCCAATATTCCCAAGTACCTTCGGGATATGGCTTAA
- a CDS encoding acetyl-CoA decarbonylase/synthase complex subunit delta, translating to MAFTVPKEVYNGKINQVEVGRDQHKLILGGEEVLPFLSFEGKAVSTVPLALEVHDVNPGDWAPSLTAVYGSAMNDPVQWARMCQDEFKADMICLRLSGTHPDNGDRSAEEAGKVVQAVLAAVKVPLIILGSNHAEKDAAVIKHVAEVAANTGSIIGKAQEKNYKTFAAVATAYGHKLVALSDLDINLSKQLNILLTQSGFDGKNIIIDAMSSTLGYGLEYTYSVMERIRLSALQQNDAMMQMPMICDVGEVTWKIKEAKASEEDQPAWGPAKPRGVLWETLTALSFLMAGGNLVVFRHPEALGMVRKTVAELATAA from the coding sequence ATGGCCTTTACTGTGCCAAAAGAAGTGTACAATGGAAAAATCAATCAAGTGGAAGTTGGGCGGGACCAGCATAAGCTGATTCTGGGAGGAGAAGAGGTTCTTCCTTTTCTCTCTTTTGAAGGCAAGGCTGTTTCGACTGTGCCCCTGGCTCTTGAGGTCCATGATGTGAATCCGGGTGACTGGGCTCCCTCGTTGACAGCGGTTTACGGATCGGCCATGAACGATCCCGTACAGTGGGCCAGGATGTGCCAGGATGAGTTCAAGGCGGATATGATCTGCCTTCGCCTGTCCGGGACGCACCCCGATAACGGCGACCGGTCTGCGGAAGAGGCGGGTAAGGTGGTCCAGGCGGTTCTTGCAGCCGTCAAGGTCCCGCTGATCATTCTGGGAAGCAACCATGCGGAAAAAGATGCGGCCGTGATCAAGCATGTGGCTGAAGTGGCAGCCAATACCGGCTCGATTATCGGCAAAGCCCAGGAGAAGAACTATAAAACCTTTGCGGCCGTGGCTACGGCCTATGGCCATAAACTGGTGGCCCTGTCGGACCTCGATATCAACCTTTCCAAGCAGTTGAATATTCTTCTGACCCAGAGCGGCTTCGACGGAAAGAACATCATTATCGATGCCATGTCAAGCACCCTGGGCTATGGGCTGGAGTATACCTACTCGGTCATGGAGCGAATTCGCCTGTCCGCTTTGCAGCAGAATGACGCCATGATGCAGATGCCCATGATCTGTGATGTTGGCGAGGTGACCTGGAAGATAAAAGAGGCCAAGGCGAGTGAAGAGGATCAGCCTGCCTGGGGGCCAGCCAAACCCAGAGGAGTTCTGTGGGAGACGCTCACTGCGTTGAGCTTCCTGATGGCTGGTGGAAATCTGGTCGTTTTCCGGCATCCTGAGGCCCTGGGGATGGTTCGAAAGACTGTAGCGGAACTGGCAACGGCAGCCTAA
- a CDS encoding DUF2267 domain-containing protein: MIMGTMTGLDVFDTTVHKSNAWLKDVMEELGWHDRHKAYLALRSTLHALRDRLLPDESVEFAAQLPMLIRGLYYEGWQPTKTPNKKRHKEEFLASILGYFETDPDVDPEEVARAVFRVLTKRISSGEIQDIKHLFPAELRELWSGPVYA, from the coding sequence ATGATTATGGGCACCATGACAGGACTTGATGTTTTTGACACCACGGTCCATAAATCGAACGCCTGGCTCAAGGATGTTATGGAAGAACTCGGCTGGCATGATCGGCATAAAGCCTATCTTGCGTTGAGGTCAACGCTGCACGCTTTGCGCGACCGGCTCCTTCCCGATGAATCGGTAGAGTTTGCAGCGCAGCTGCCGATGTTGATCCGCGGCCTCTATTATGAGGGCTGGCAGCCAACTAAGACGCCGAATAAAAAGCGGCACAAGGAGGAATTTCTGGCCAGCATTCTCGGCTATTTTGAGACCGATCCCGACGTGGACCCCGAAGAAGTTGCCCGGGCTGTTTTCAGGGTACTCACCAAGCGGATATCCAGTGGTGAAATTCAGGATATTAAACATCTTTTCCCGGCAGAATTGCGTGAATTGTGGTCCGGACCGGTGTACGCCTGA
- the cooS gene encoding anaerobic carbon-monoxide dehydrogenase catalytic subunit — protein sequence MDQKEFSSCKACNDIFEVIVEDRNLTAFHRAEDLKPCPFGSQGLCCKNCAMGPCRLSTKEGGTKRGVCGATAATIAARNFARMIAAGAAAHSDHGRDIIKTFSMVAEGKAEGSGYEIKDVKKLIAVAQDFGIVTEGRSTQEIARELAPILSAEFGKQEGELQFIQRAPEKRQKLWRDLGVVPRGVDREVVEMMHRTHMGVDQDAENILMHGTRAALADGWGGSMLATEVQDILFGTPIPLRGKVNLGVLKKDQVNIIVHGHDPLLSEMLVVAAQDPEMIGRARARGAAGINLAGICCTANEILLRHGIPVAGNFLQQEMAILTGLVDAMVVDVQCIMQSLADLVPCYHTELITTSEKARIPGATHLQFEEHHALNIAKEIVGRGIENFTRRNPDKIVLPKEEMDLVAGFSHETINYMLGGTFRGSYRPLNDNIMNGRILGVAGVVGCNNPRVKHDYVTNTLVKELIKNNVLVVQTGCAAISCAKEGLLTPEAARLAGPGLAEVCETVGMPPVLHCGSCVDNSRLLMAATAMVKEGGLGDDISDLPLAGCAPEWMSEKAIAIGQYFVGSGVFTVFGATFPIMGCEEMKDLLFQKFEKITKGKWAFEPDPIKMAHLMIDHIKAKRAALGIEKKQERVLYDMAMRRALEV from the coding sequence ATGGATCAAAAAGAGTTTTCATCATGTAAAGCCTGTAATGATATTTTCGAAGTAATAGTGGAGGACAGGAATCTTACCGCCTTTCACCGGGCGGAGGATTTAAAGCCCTGCCCCTTTGGAAGTCAGGGACTGTGCTGCAAAAATTGTGCTATGGGACCATGCCGGCTGAGTACCAAAGAGGGTGGAACCAAACGAGGAGTTTGCGGGGCCACGGCAGCTACCATTGCTGCCCGGAATTTTGCCCGGATGATTGCCGCAGGTGCTGCCGCCCACTCTGATCATGGCCGTGATATCATCAAGACCTTCTCGATGGTGGCTGAGGGAAAAGCCGAAGGATCGGGGTACGAGATCAAGGACGTCAAGAAGCTGATTGCCGTGGCCCAGGATTTTGGTATCGTGACCGAAGGAAGAAGCACCCAGGAGATCGCCAGGGAACTGGCTCCCATTCTCTCTGCGGAATTCGGCAAGCAGGAAGGAGAATTGCAGTTCATTCAGCGGGCGCCGGAGAAGCGGCAGAAACTGTGGAGGGATCTTGGCGTTGTTCCCCGCGGCGTTGACCGTGAGGTAGTCGAGATGATGCACCGCACTCACATGGGCGTTGATCAGGATGCGGAAAATATCCTGATGCACGGCACCAGGGCCGCTCTGGCAGACGGGTGGGGCGGTTCCATGCTGGCCACCGAAGTGCAGGATATCCTGTTCGGGACTCCCATTCCCTTACGGGGAAAGGTAAACCTGGGGGTCCTGAAGAAGGATCAGGTCAACATCATTGTTCATGGTCATGATCCGCTGCTTTCGGAAATGCTGGTTGTGGCTGCCCAGGATCCGGAAATGATCGGCCGGGCCAGGGCCAGGGGAGCAGCCGGAATCAATCTGGCCGGAATCTGCTGTACGGCCAATGAAATATTGCTGCGGCATGGCATTCCGGTGGCAGGAAATTTCCTGCAGCAGGAGATGGCCATATTGACTGGCCTGGTCGATGCTATGGTTGTGGATGTGCAGTGCATCATGCAGTCTCTGGCTGATCTTGTGCCGTGCTATCATACCGAGCTTATTACCACCTCCGAGAAAGCCAGAATACCGGGCGCTACCCACCTGCAGTTTGAAGAGCATCATGCCCTGAATATAGCGAAAGAGATCGTTGGCCGGGGCATTGAAAACTTTACCCGGCGAAATCCCGACAAGATCGTTCTTCCCAAAGAGGAAATGGACCTTGTAGCAGGTTTCAGCCATGAAACCATTAACTATATGCTGGGTGGAACATTCCGGGGCTCCTACCGGCCACTGAACGATAACATCATGAATGGCCGTATCCTGGGTGTAGCCGGTGTGGTTGGCTGCAACAATCCGCGGGTGAAGCATGATTATGTCACCAACACCCTGGTAAAGGAATTGATTAAAAATAATGTTCTGGTGGTCCAGACCGGATGTGCGGCTATTTCCTGCGCCAAGGAGGGGTTATTGACTCCTGAAGCGGCCAGACTGGCCGGACCGGGCCTGGCTGAGGTGTGTGAAACCGTGGGTATGCCGCCGGTGCTGCACTGCGGCTCATGCGTGGATAACAGCCGCCTGCTGATGGCAGCTACGGCCATGGTCAAAGAAGGCGGTCTTGGCGATGATATCAGCGACCTGCCTCTGGCCGGATGTGCGCCTGAGTGGATGAGCGAGAAAGCGATTGCCATCGGACAGTACTTTGTAGGTTCCGGAGTCTTTACCGTGTTTGGGGCTACCTTCCCCATCATGGGCTGTGAGGAAATGAAAGACCTCCTGTTCCAGAAGTTCGAAAAGATCACCAAGGGAAAATGGGCTTTCGAGCCTGATCCGATCAAGATGGCTCACCTGATGATCGATCACATCAAGGCCAAACGTGCGGCCCTGGGGATCGAGAAAAAGCAGGAGCGCGTCCTGTACGATATGGCCATGCGAAGGGCCCTTGAGGTCTAA